In the Campylobacter sp. RM6914 genome, one interval contains:
- the rpoB gene encoding DNA-directed RNA polymerase subunit beta — MLNSLYSGSRLRVDFSNVPQEIDVPNLLQLQKKSFDNFLNLDNTQSESGIEKVFKSIFPIHDPQNRLSLEYVSSEIGKPRYTIRECIERGLTYSVNLKMKIRLILHEKDEKTGERIGVKDIKEQEIFIREIPLMTDRISFIINGVERVVVNQLHRSPGVIFKQEESATVVNKLINTAQIIPDRGSWLYFEYDTKDVLYVRINKRRKVPVTILFRALGYKKQDIIKIFYPLQTLSVKNNKFLTPFNPDDYTGRIDYDIKDEHGNVIHQAGKRLTKKKADKLIEDGVKWVEYPVEILMSRYLATPVIDKESGEVIYDTLSQLDENKLAKILNEQDSIEIINNLASGVDDAIINSFLADSETMKLLKQTEGIDDENDLSAIRIYKVMRPGEPVVKEAAKSFVNDIFFNPERYDLTKVGRMKMNHKLGLDVPEYVTVLTSEDIIRTAKYLIRVKNGQGFIDDRDHLGNRRIRSIGELLANELHLGFVKMQKAIRDKFTSLSNNTDEIMPYDLINPKMITATIMEFFTGGQLSQFMDQTNPLSEVTHKRRLSALGEGGLVKERAGFEVRDVHPTHYGRICPVETPEGQNIGLINTLSTYAKVNELGFVEAPYKKVVDGRVTDEIIYLTATQEEGNVIAAASTKLDENGHIIEDLIEVRREGEMMLARREEVTLIDLCSGMIAGVAASLIPFLEHDDANRALMGSNMQRQAVPLLRSTAPIVGTGMESVIARDAWESIKAKRGGVIEKVDNKNIFILGEDEAGPYIDHYSLEKNLRTNQNTTFSQHPIVKKGEEIKAGQVIADGSSMEQGELAIGKNALIAFMPWNGYNYEDAIVISEKMIRDDEFTSVHIYEKEIEARELKDGVEEITKDIPNIKEEDLLHLDESGIIKIGTQVKPGMILVGKVSPKGEVKPTPEERLLRAIFGEKAGHVVNKSLYATASMEGVVIDVKIFTKKGHEKDSRTHKAYEDEKALLEKEHHDRLLMLDREEMLKVTLLLSKNELVSDYEINKKEYKKGEKINKADLENINRFTLNAVVKAFSKEIQKQYDDLKNYFQNEKKKLKEEHDAKIEILGKDDILPSGVVKLVKVYIATKRKLKVGDKMAGRHGNKGIVSNIVPEVDMPYLPSGQIVDIVLNPLGVPSRMNIGQILESHLGLVGYRLGEQINEIFEAKKGEWIKDLRNKMIEIASVSKLMDAKNALGKMSDEKLLEYAKDWSKGVRFATPIFEGVKPEEFAKLFEMAKIDSDGKTELYDGRTGSKIRERVNVGCMYMLKLHHLVDEKVHARSTGPYSLVTQQPVGGKALFGGQRFGEMEVWALEAYGAAHTLREMLTVKSDDVEGRLSAYKALTRGENVPETGIPETFFVLTNELKSLALDVEIYDEGEADE; from the coding sequence ATGTTAAATAGCTTATACTCAGGAAGTCGCTTAAGGGTTGATTTTTCAAATGTGCCACAAGAGATAGATGTTCCTAACTTACTACAGTTACAAAAAAAGAGCTTTGATAATTTTTTAAATTTAGACAACACTCAATCCGAAAGCGGAATTGAAAAAGTTTTTAAATCAATTTTTCCTATTCACGATCCACAAAATCGCTTAAGTTTAGAATATGTTAGCTCAGAGATCGGCAAACCAAGATATACGATTAGAGAGTGTATCGAAAGAGGTCTTACGTATTCTGTAAATTTAAAAATGAAAATCCGCCTAATCTTACATGAAAAAGATGAAAAAACAGGTGAGAGAATCGGCGTAAAAGATATAAAAGAACAAGAAATTTTTATACGTGAAATTCCTTTAATGACAGATAGAATTTCATTTATTATAAACGGCGTTGAACGTGTGGTTGTAAACCAACTTCATAGAAGTCCAGGCGTTATCTTTAAACAAGAAGAGAGTGCAACTGTCGTAAATAAACTAATAAACACTGCTCAAATTATCCCTGACCGCGGAAGCTGGTTATACTTTGAGTATGACACTAAAGATGTGCTTTATGTGCGTATAAATAAACGCAGAAAAGTTCCGGTAACTATACTATTTAGAGCGCTTGGATATAAAAAACAAGATATTATTAAAATTTTCTACCCACTCCAAACTTTAAGCGTTAAGAACAATAAATTTTTAACTCCGTTTAACCCTGATGATTATACAGGTAGAATTGATTATGATATAAAAGACGAGCATGGAAATGTAATCCATCAAGCCGGTAAGCGTCTTACTAAGAAAAAGGCGGATAAACTCATAGAAGATGGTGTTAAATGGGTCGAGTATCCTGTTGAAATTCTTATGAGTAGATATTTGGCGACTCCTGTTATAGATAAAGAGAGTGGCGAGGTTATATATGATACACTTTCTCAGCTTGATGAAAACAAACTGGCTAAAATTTTAAACGAGCAAGATAGTATTGAGATCATAAATAACCTAGCTTCTGGAGTTGATGATGCTATTATTAACTCATTCTTGGCTGACAGCGAAACCATGAAGCTTTTAAAACAAACAGAAGGTATCGATGATGAAAACGATCTTTCTGCGATTAGAATTTATAAAGTAATGCGTCCTGGTGAGCCTGTTGTAAAAGAGGCGGCTAAGAGCTTTGTAAATGATATATTCTTTAACCCTGAAAGATACGATCTTACAAAAGTAGGTCGTATGAAGATGAATCACAAACTAGGTCTTGATGTTCCTGAGTATGTAACCGTTCTAACAAGCGAAGACATAATAAGAACTGCAAAATATCTTATCAGAGTTAAAAATGGACAAGGTTTTATAGATGATCGTGATCACTTAGGCAACCGTCGTATCCGTTCTATCGGTGAGCTTTTAGCAAACGAGCTTCATCTTGGCTTTGTTAAAATGCAAAAAGCGATACGTGATAAATTTACAAGTTTAAGCAACAACACAGATGAGATAATGCCTTATGATCTTATAAATCCAAAAATGATCACGGCAACGATTATGGAATTTTTTACAGGTGGACAGCTTAGCCAGTTTATGGACCAAACAAACCCACTAAGTGAAGTTACACACAAACGCCGTCTTTCTGCGCTTGGCGAAGGTGGCTTAGTAAAAGAGAGAGCCGGTTTTGAGGTTCGTGACGTTCACCCAACTCATTACGGTCGTATTTGCCCTGTTGAGACTCCGGAAGGTCAAAATATCGGTCTAATCAACACTCTTTCAACTTATGCCAAAGTAAATGAGCTAGGCTTTGTTGAAGCACCTTATAAAAAGGTTGTTGACGGTAGAGTTACTGATGAGATTATTTATTTAACAGCAACACAAGAAGAGGGTAATGTAATAGCAGCTGCTTCTACAAAGCTAGATGAAAACGGTCATATTATAGAGGATTTGATCGAGGTAAGACGCGAAGGCGAAATGATGCTTGCACGTCGTGAAGAGGTTACGCTAATCGACCTTTGTTCTGGCATGATTGCAGGTGTTGCGGCTTCTCTTATTCCATTCTTAGAGCATGATGATGCCAACCGTGCGCTAATGGGATCAAACATGCAACGTCAAGCCGTGCCTTTGCTTCGCTCTACTGCCCCTATCGTAGGAACAGGTATGGAGAGTGTTATAGCAAGAGATGCTTGGGAGAGCATTAAAGCTAAACGCGGCGGTGTTATTGAAAAGGTTGATAATAAAAACATCTTTATCTTAGGCGAGGATGAGGCTGGTCCATACATCGATCACTATTCGCTTGAGAAAAATTTAAGAACAAACCAAAACACGACTTTCTCACAACATCCGATAGTTAAAAAGGGTGAAGAGATAAAAGCGGGACAGGTTATAGCAGACGGATCAAGTATGGAACAAGGCGAACTTGCTATCGGCAAAAACGCACTTATCGCTTTCATGCCTTGGAATGGCTACAACTACGAAGATGCGATTGTTATTAGTGAAAAGATGATACGTGATGATGAATTTACAAGTGTTCACATCTATGAAAAAGAGATCGAAGCACGTGAGCTAAAAGATGGCGTTGAAGAGATAACAAAAGATATACCAAATATAAAAGAAGAGGATCTTCTTCATCTTGACGAGAGTGGCATCATTAAGATCGGCACACAGGTAAAACCTGGCATGATCTTGGTTGGTAAAGTATCTCCTAAGGGCGAAGTAAAGCCTACTCCTGAAGAGCGCTTGCTTCGTGCGATATTTGGCGAAAAAGCCGGTCACGTTGTAAATAAATCACTTTATGCTACGGCTTCAATGGAAGGCGTTGTTATAGATGTTAAAATATTTACTAAAAAAGGTCATGAAAAAGATAGTAGAACACATAAAGCTTACGAAGATGAAAAAGCGTTGCTAGAAAAAGAGCATCACGATAGACTTTTAATGCTTGATCGCGAAGAGATGCTAAAAGTTACATTATTGCTATCTAAAAATGAGCTTGTTAGTGACTATGAGATCAACAAAAAAGAGTATAAAAAAGGCGAAAAGATAAACAAGGCTGATCTTGAAAATATTAACCGCTTTACTCTAAATGCTGTTGTGAAAGCTTTCTCAAAAGAGATACAAAAGCAATACGACGATCTTAAAAACTACTTCCAAAACGAGAAGAAGAAGTTAAAAGAAGAGCATGATGCTAAGATTGAAATTTTAGGTAAAGATGATATATTGCCAAGCGGTGTGGTTAAACTTGTAAAAGTTTACATCGCAACTAAACGTAAGCTAAAAGTGGGCGATAAAATGGCTGGCCGCCACGGAAATAAAGGTATCGTTTCAAATATTGTTCCTGAGGTTGATATGCCTTATCTTCCAAGTGGACAGATAGTAGATATCGTTTTGAACCCACTAGGTGTTCCAAGCCGTATGAACATCGGTCAAATTCTTGAGAGTCACTTGGGTCTTGTCGGATATCGTCTTGGTGAGCAGATAAATGAAATTTTTGAAGCCAAAAAAGGCGAATGGATAAAAGATCTAAGAAATAAAATGATAGAGATTGCAAGTGTTTCAAAACTTATGGATGCTAAAAATGCTCTTGGCAAGATGAGTGATGAAAAATTACTTGAGTATGCAAAAGACTGGAGTAAAGGCGTTAGATTTGCAACACCGATATTTGAAGGTGTTAAACCTGAGGAATTTGCGAAACTATTTGAAATGGCTAAGATCGACAGTGATGGTAAAACAGAGCTTTATGACGGCAGAACCGGCTCTAAGATAAGAGAACGTGTTAATGTTGGTTGTATGTATATGTTAAAACTTCACCACTTGGTTGATGAAAAAGTACACGCAAGAAGTACCGGACCATACAGCCTTGTAACACAACAACCTGTTGGAGGTAAGGCACTATTTGGTGGTCAAAGATTTGGTGAGATGGAGGTTTGGGCGCTTGAAGCTTATGGCGCAGCGCACACTCTAAGAGAGATGCTAACGGTAAAATCAGACGATGTTGAGGGTAGACTTTCTGCATATAAGGCGCTTACACGTGGTGAAAATGTGCCTGAGACGGGAATTCCTGAAACATTCTTCGTTTTAACAAACGAGCTTAAATCATTGGCACTTGATGTTGAGATATATGATGAGGGAGAGGCAGATGAGTGA
- the rplJ gene encoding 50S ribosomal protein L10 → MTRNEKSEVIAKLETEFKTAEAIVVCDYRGLTVKKLEVLRQAAKEQNVKVQVVKNTLANIALKNVEKDGMDLKDTNIYVWSEDQLAVTKVVAKFEETNSEFFKIKTAYIDGEVASVEKVKALSKMPSRDELIAMLLQVWNAPIQNFTIGLNALKEKKEQSA, encoded by the coding sequence GTGACACGTAACGAGAAATCTGAAGTTATAGCTAAGCTTGAGACTGAATTTAAGACTGCTGAAGCGATCGTAGTTTGTGACTATCGTGGCCTTACAGTAAAAAAACTTGAAGTTTTAAGACAAGCTGCAAAAGAGCAAAATGTTAAAGTTCAAGTTGTTAAAAACACTCTTGCTAACATAGCTCTTAAAAACGTTGAAAAAGACGGCATGGATCTTAAAGATACAAATATCTATGTTTGGAGCGAAGATCAATTAGCTGTAACAAAAGTTGTTGCTAAATTTGAAGAAACCAACTCTGAATTTTTCAAAATTAAAACAGCTTACATAGATGGTGAAGTTGCAAGCGTTGAGAAAGTTAAAGCTCTATCAAAGATGCCAAGTCGCGACGAGCTTATTGCAATGCTTCTACAAGTTTGGAATGCGCCAATTCAAAATTTCACAATTGGATTAAATGCGCTTAAAGAGAAAAAAGAACAATCAGCATAA
- the rplK gene encoding 50S ribosomal protein L11: MAKKVIGEIKLQIAATKANPSPPVGPALGQKGVNIMEFCKAFNERTKDMVGFNIPVVITVYADKSFTFITKQPPATDLIKKAAGITKGTDNPLKNKVGKLTKAQVLEIVEKKLVDLNTKDKEQAAKIIAGSARSMGVEVID, translated from the coding sequence ATGGCTAAAAAGGTTATAGGCGAAATAAAATTGCAAATTGCTGCAACTAAAGCAAATCCAAGCCCACCTGTTGGTCCAGCTCTTGGTCAAAAAGGTGTAAATATTATGGAGTTTTGTAAGGCATTTAACGAAAGAACAAAAGATATGGTAGGTTTTAATATACCTGTTGTTATCACTGTTTATGCAGATAAAAGCTTTACTTTCATCACAAAACAACCACCTGCAACTGACCTTATTAAAAAAGCTGCTGGTATAACAAAAGGAACAGATAATCCTTTGAAAAATAAAGTCGGCAAACTCACCAAAGCTCAAGTGCTTGAGATAGTTGAGAAAAAACTTGTCGATTTAAATACAAAAGACAAAGAACAAGCCGCTAAGATCATCGCTGGTTCAGCTCGTTCTATGGGTGTTGAAGTAATCGACTAA
- the rplA gene encoding 50S ribosomal protein L1 translates to MAKNTKRFQELLKKVEDKKNYNISEAIDTVKTLASAKFDETVEIALKLNVDPRHADQMVRGSVVLPAGTGKKVRVAVIAKDAKADEAKAAGADLVGAEEIIEDVQKGIINFDVLIATPNLMGVLGKVARVLGPKGLMPNPKTGTVTMDVAQAVNNAKSGQVNFRVDKQGNIHAGLGKVSFSKEQLLENISTFIRAINKHKPAAAKGRYVKNAALSLTMSPSISLDTQEVMDLK, encoded by the coding sequence ATGGCAAAAAATACTAAAAGATTTCAAGAACTACTTAAAAAAGTAGAAGACAAAAAAAACTACAATATTTCTGAAGCTATTGATACTGTTAAAACACTAGCTTCTGCTAAATTTGACGAGACTGTCGAAATAGCTCTTAAGCTTAACGTTGACCCAAGACATGCTGATCAAATGGTTCGTGGTTCAGTTGTATTACCAGCAGGAACCGGTAAAAAAGTTCGTGTTGCAGTTATTGCAAAAGACGCTAAAGCCGATGAGGCTAAAGCTGCTGGTGCTGACTTGGTCGGAGCAGAAGAGATTATAGAGGACGTTCAAAAGGGAATTATAAATTTTGATGTTCTTATTGCTACACCTAACCTAATGGGTGTTTTAGGTAAAGTAGCTCGTGTACTTGGACCAAAAGGTCTTATGCCAAACCCAAAAACAGGAACAGTTACTATGGATGTAGCTCAGGCTGTTAATAATGCAAAAAGCGGTCAAGTAAATTTCCGTGTTGATAAACAAGGAAATATTCATGCTGGTCTTGGCAAAGTAAGCTTTTCTAAAGAGCAACTTTTAGAAAATATTTCAACTTTTATTAGAGCAATTAATAAACATAAACCTGCCGCTGCAAAAGGCAGATATGTTAAAAATGCTGCACTATCGCTTACAATGAGTCCATCTATCTCACTTGATACTCAAGAAGTGATGGATCTTAAATAA
- the rplL gene encoding 50S ribosomal protein L7/L12, whose product MAITKEDVLEFISNLSVLELSELVKEFEEKFGVSAAPVMVAGAAAGGAAEAAEEKTEFNVVLLDGGDKKINVIKVVRALTGLGLKEAKDAVEQTPSVLKEGVSKDEAEAAKKELEEAGAKVELK is encoded by the coding sequence ATGGCAATCACTAAAGAAGACGTATTAGAGTTTATCTCTAATCTTTCAGTACTTGAGCTTTCTGAGCTTGTAAAAGAATTCGAAGAGAAATTCGGCGTTAGCGCTGCTCCTGTTATGGTAGCTGGTGCTGCTGCTGGCGGTGCAGCTGAGGCAGCTGAAGAAAAAACAGAATTCAACGTAGTTCTACTTGATGGCGGTGATAAGAAAATCAACGTTATTAAAGTTGTTCGCGCTCTTACAGGCCTTGGTCTTAAAGAAGCTAAAGACGCAGTTGAGCAAACTCCTTCAGTTCTTAAAGAAGGCGTTAGTAAAGATGAAGCTGAAGCAGCTAAAAAAGAGCTTGAAGAAGCAGGTGCTAAAGTCGAGCTTAAATAA